One Mugil cephalus isolate CIBA_MC_2020 chromosome 17, CIBA_Mcephalus_1.1, whole genome shotgun sequence genomic window, ataaatatgttgaaGCAggcgtgtcaaactcatttgagttcaggggccacatttagccaaatttgatctcaatggggccggaccagtaacacaatagcttattaactggtaaataacgacaactccaaatgtttccctttgctttagtgcaaaaaagtacagctacatgtaatgaacaaccgcGAATTTCTTAAGAGGTGCAAGGTGcaaagtgcaatttcttattttatcaaatattttcagccGATATCTTCAgcgtaatttttgcaaatttatcccacgggccagattggaccatctggcgggccagttttggcccccgggccttatgtaaataaaattgcaattgtccccgtttcttaatttaatcttgataagaattaaatgttaaacgtttttcttttttaaatctctgagctgtaaatgtccccagatttcccaTCGGCAGTCAGTGCTGACACGAgtccatgcaaacctgttttactactagtgttggattattctacaatatttactcacaGTAAAGTACAGTTAATACTGTTCAtacattatacacacacacaaaaaataagagGCTCATGGACCCACCTGAATAACACGTATTGACATTTAACTTCTTTAAAtcaacacattcattttgttgtcccttttctttctctctgctgaTCTGTCCCTTtgtctgagtgtttttttttttttaattaattaggtTCTGGTAACCTACCAGCTGTTCGTCACATAATGGGACGGCTCCACTTGGTGCCCTTTTTAAGCTCTGTCCTACTTCCTGTTGCTATGCCCCGATGGCGCGTAGGCCCGTGTGCTTTTAACCAGTTTCTGCCATGATTAtataaaaggcttttttttttatactttttctaCCACAGAGTGCCTtggcattcttttttttttttttttgatctctcaCCATTTGCTCCCAAATAGAGCACCTGAGGAAAGAACTATTCTGAAGTCTGTGAGCACCCTGAGTCCTTTGTGTCCTCACGGATCAGAAGAATGTTTCAATCAGACCGAGAGGAAGGACGCAAACCTTCCACAATTCAATAActaacagcagtttttttttttccaggagcGACAGAAACATGAAGGTGAATGTGAGTAacaacgttaaaaaaaaaaaaaaaacaggtctcTGCCTTGATCCTCTTCtcttaacctcccgagaccctgcgtcctcatgtggggacgtTAAATTTTAGgttttgtggcagattattctgcttcatttaaacttttatcctcttaactagaCAGTAGCTGGTgaaaaaacatgatagcgggcgtttcagtggattcattctgcagctgattgggggacaaaagtgcaaaacctcatcaaatcttacagttgaaacttgtttattttatattaaataacgaACTATAACTTCACGAATTAGCATgtgctcgtttgaggacattgggaattcattatttgcaattctgtctttgcacaaccatttccagttttatattttgttacatatcggtgactttattataatatacagttaaataatccccgtgtccacacatgaggacatttttttcttcaaaaaactACTtgctgttcaaagatgatgcttagtttttatactaaTCCCAAATAGTTTGGAGAAATTAGCAGATATAAACAGATATAAACCTCCAAGGTGACCAGAACTACTTTgtcaaataaagctttttttttttattctattctgcAAGTAAACacgtattttattattttaagtagtGTCCGTGTATCCATTTAAATTTCtaatcagatttatttcattttaggtgAAGCTATGTGCAAAGACTAATAAATTGCACTCTTTAGCTTGATGTAACTTGTGCTATAAGAGGGTTACTTTCTTTGAAAACACTcagttacatttacagtttattagttttatttaaaaaaaaaaagaaaaaaaaagaaacagcagccaaaaaaaatacaaaaccaacAACGTAAATCGATAATATATTGATAAGTTCTGAAACCCACCTCGTCTCCAGATCGGCCGCCCGCTGCAGCACCTCGTCCGtcagctcctcgtcctccttcacGTTCAGGAAGTTCTTGATCAGCGCCTGCAGCTCCTCCCGCCGCTGCTCCGGCAGTCCCCCCCCGGCGGTGAGCAGGGCCCGAGCCGCCGAGCGGACCCGCCGTCGGTCCGAGTCCTCCAGCAGGCGGACGCCCTCCTCGCAGCCCTGAGGGGCGGCGAACTCCTCGGCCAGCTGCTGCTTCAGGTAGCCGTCGTGCACGTTGGAGGCGGCGTGGCAGCTGGTGCAGAGCAGCAGGATGTCGTGGGAGTTGTGGTCCTTCATCTCGGTGGGAAAATGTCGCCGGTACTCGTGCGGCACGATGTTTTTCCTGTCGGGGACCGGAGGAAGCAACTCGGTGTCAAGACGGACTCAAACCATCTGCTTTAGCAGATTTCAAAGGTCAGATCATTCACGTAGAGtctatattaaataaataaataaataaaaaagttttaaaggaATTAAAAGTCAGACCTGATGTAGGAATCTGCTTTCCCACAGACCACGCACAGATTCTCCTTAGCGGTCAGGTAGTAGTCCTGCTGAGAGTCTGGACGTCCTGACGGCTCGAACAGGAGCCTCACGACGAACGGATCTTCACTCTCCagcactgagacacaaacaggCCTGTTAGAAttaatctgccacaacattatgaccactgacaggagacgtaaataggATTAACCATCTCATGACATTTCactgatctgctgggaaacttttgcacctggttttcattcatgtggatgttacttcgacatgtagcacccacccagaccagaccagaccagaccagacacccccccccaccccatagtaatgactcTACTTAATGGCaacagccacaaaaacactCTAGGACCAACTtcataaacatgaagaacagagcAAGGtgttggcctccaaattcactagatctcaaactgatcaagtacctatGAGACGATCCACCatagaggctcctcccctcaacccataggaccccaaagacccccccccccactaacaacatcctgttcccagacaccagaggacgccctcagaagattcatgtccattctctgattcaactgttctggaggcactaAGGAGAcctaaggtggtcataatgttatgcctgatctgtgtattcaCCCTTATTGTTCCGTTTGACAGAGACGGGCGTTGTTCACTAATAGATGGGTCATTCTGggatttaaaccagttaaaGATGTAGCGACACCAACATGATTGTGCCTCGTTAGAAAAACAATCATCAgctttaagaaagaaaaagaagcctCCAGCGTTACCTCCTATTCCTTTATCCAGGTACCACTTGGCTTTCTTCTTGTCGCAGGTACACAGAGGCTGTCCATCCGGCGCATGCAGGTAGCAGTTATCATAGAGAGGAGACTTCCTGAAACAGGCAGACGTTTATCaagcatcaacaacaaacaagaatATCTAATAATTCCTCTACGgccaacgacaacaacagctCCGTCCTCACCTGGCAGAATATCCGACTCCCAGCGGTTTCCTCTTGTTGTTCTTTCGAGGGTCTGGGACTTGCTGATCTCCAGACTCTGGGCTTTCATAAACCGCCGGCTTCCGCATCCTGCGCCTCCTCTCCCCGTCGCCCGACTTGTCGTCTCCGTCTCCTCGGCCCTTGAAGGGCACGTCCACCAGACCCTGGCAGCGGGAGGCCAACTCCGAGTAGGAGCTCCCGCTGGAAAAGGCGAGACCGGCTTCGGGCTGGAGgccgaggaggtggaggaacagCGCGACGGAAACCTGGGCGTCTCTGGCAGCGTACGTCATCTGGGCGGGCAGACAGGAGGGATTtagagaggtgtgtgtgtgggactgTCTGATTACTGGTTAGTGGTTTGAGCCTGGGAGTCGTCATTGTTTCCTGACGTGTTGTTTTTCCAGACAAAGACTCTCTATTGGCTGGCGTGGCAGAGCTGCTTTCCAGCACTTTTACAAGTTGAGAGCACTTTAATTCTGTATAAATTGATTTCCATTAATGTCACTCAGTGGGTTTAAGGTAAATAATCCTTCATTCCGGCTTTAAATACTACAACACCCATGAGTCTGAGCGCGGCTTAGATTCCAAAACCTGACACTAAAGTTGAATTCAAGCTGCAGATGGTATCATCCGTTTTCTCACCGGGCATAACTTAAGCTCTGAAAAATGAGGAGCATGAATAAATGTGGATCACCACCTGCTCCAGTGTCAACTGATCCGCTTCCCAGTCGCTGCAGCGCAGCTCGAGAGATTTATCCAGAGATACATTCAACAGATCCGCCGCCAGGGACTTCAGACTGAGGCCGTTATTCACCAAAGCTTGCCTGAAACGCagacatattttttaaaatgataagTCTGGAATTAACATAACTTAGCAAAACACGACTAAAGAGACGACGAAAGCCACCTCTGTCTCAAGGCGAGGTAGCGCAGGTCGACCGTGCACGTCATCGACAGGCCGTAGTCCCTCGTCAGACGCTTTCCGTCTTCGTAGCAGCCGACGCCGACTTTCAAGATGTGTGGGTCTCTGAGAACCTCGAtcaaggagagagggaaggactGTTGGGGGCTGCGAAACGCCAGCAGCCGGACCAGGACGCAGAGACCGGAGTACGAGGCCATCTGCAGCAGGGAGACCGCGGACGCTCGGCCTTTCACCGACACCTGCAACGGAAAAGTAGCAGCCGGGTCAGATTTCAGATGAGACAAagtcaaatgtcaaatgtaGAGATGGACGTTTAAAGGAAAATTCCACCCATCTGAACTTATTACACTGATTTAAATAATCAATCTGAtgtcaaatgcattttaaaagatttatttgatCTGGTCTTGAAAGATAAATTAATTTGGTGCTTCCTACAGCTCAAACCATCCTTTTCACCCTCACAATGTTTGTGGCATTCAGGTGGATTTATCCTTTTTCTGATGTGCCAACATGCAAAAGGTATTTCTTACGCCTTTGGTCTTTACCCATTCACAGTCAAGCCCGAGCACAGGGAAGACTGACAGCTCCTCTTTCATCAGCGGCCATATCCGCTGCCAATCCTCTTCAGACGACACCATCACCGGTTTCCCCCCCAGCAGCGACGTCTGACACTCCACGGTCTTAAACTCCTTGTCTCGAAGAGGCGCCCGCTGGATCCGTTCGTGCTCCACGGCTGTGAACTCCTCTCGGACGGGACACGGCGCTTCCACGGGATCAGCCGCCTTCTGGACGGAAGGCAGCCTCTTCCTCTTGGTTTTGTACACTCGCCATATGAGCAGCCCCCCTAAGGCCGCTCCCAGGACTGTCGTCAGGACGGCAGTTAAAGGCCCTCGATGAGACATGTCGAACTTGTAGAGTTAAACGGCCGCAAAAGTTTAAACCTGGAGCCGAGAAACGCAGGAGTTGGGTGTCAGCTTGGGGTCGACTTGGAAGTGTTACACGTTTCGTGCGATGTCTTACCTTTCTAACGTCAGTACATCTGGCTCTGATTCTGTGATCTGGACGGGCACCGCATATCTACACACAAgcaatcattttacatttaatattaatactgATTGCTAACTGAGATGATAAATTCACATCTGTGCAGGTGAACCTGCTATAATAGTTTCATTTGGCATCAGTGATTATAATGATCCCAAATATGtgacacataaaaatgtatgttttatggtcattattttcctttaacTCCAGGTCTCTGCAAAATATGGAGCCAATGTTAAGCagcaaaaaacatgcaaaagtttaaagaaacaacaataacagagaTTCTCTAGGTAGGTGATGTGCTGCATGAAAGCTAACCCACGTTAGCATGCTATTCTTCTACATCCATGCAGAGTTACAGGCTATTTTAAGTCGATTCTAAGCAGAACAGAAGACGCTTCATTGCGTTGCGATAAATAACAACACGTTTTATTTGCAGGCGCCTTCTCGACACTGAAGGACGCTGCACAAAGATGCACAgatacacattaaaaagaaacagataaaaaacaaaacaacagaagtgACAGAGCAATTGGCGTCAGATGGAATAATAAGCACCTTTAAAcagatgtgttgttgtgatttGAAATGAATCAATGTTTCTGATTTGAGGTGGTAATGAATTCCAGAGGCAGcgacttcacacacacacacacaacacaaacatttgtctgGAGTCAACGTCAACCTGTCACTGAACGGCGAACTAGCTGTTAAATAACCGTGTCAAACACACTTGACTGTCGTTCCCCTTCACTGTAATTTCGTTTTAAATGCGCAAACTTTGTAAGAATTACTTCCCAGTGTGTATTCGTGCTACATTCTCTCATTTAGGCGAAGTTGGACCAGCGTTAGCACAAAAGCTAAGCGGCTAACCGGTTAGCTTAGTTAGCTACGCGGCTCTCAGGCCGCATTCAAGTAAATTAGTACTTCTGTGATGTAACCGACACATTCTGACTCTTACCTTTACGTTTTTAAGCAACACAACGCCACTTTCCCACACATGTACACTAGCTTGCTGGATGGAGCCATGTCTTCCGGGCTGTATTTATAACGACGCATGCGCACCGGGACCCGGCTCTATAGGTAGCGCCGCCTGCTGGAGGGACGGACCAACTGCCGCACTGCATCAACATAGAGATCACTATATATATCACCAGAgaaatgtatatacatataaataaatacctataATAGAAAAAGTCGCCACGCGGATTTAACGAGGCAAATAGGTACGAACCTCCTATTgcataattactgcatgggcgatttattattatttattatttaactccagctgatgcaatgagtagcgtctcatttcttaaacaaccgtGCCAAGCTGTGTTTATTCTCATATAACATACAGAGTTCTGATTGGTTTTATATTATGTGAATTGTCagggtttattttaaactaactGTTTGAAAGTTAACATATATTCCTgctattattaattaatatttattcatgcaCCGAGGACGTTAGGAACTTTAATTTACAATAAGATAAAACAATGAAGCAACAGTTTGTCTTAATGAGATCTGGAAATCAGTTCTTTTCTGCAATAACATTCGCTGAATctataaaaacatacatacatacagataGAGAGACATCACTAACAGTTGTTTACTGCATTCAATCAAAAACACGGaccagatattttttttcctctaccaCCATGAATTTATTCAATCTTTTAGCTTCAATATTTCTCCAAAAAAGTGGAataaagtaatgaaataattacaaaatggaaaaatagaTCAGAGAATAGATCGTATTCACAggcttgatttaaaaaaataaaaacatgacagagagAAATCAGACGGTGAGagatgaaacctttttttttttttttttcctttttcttatttttttcgtttttaaaTCTCCCTGCAGTTTTTCTGCTGCCCGTCAGAACCACGGGAGGCTAACGGAGGACGGGGCAGGTCAGCCACTGCAGCACCACAACTGACCCAACCCACGTTGATCAAGGTCACCTGTGAGGTTCGAATCATCTACTTTAGTGcttgtgcaaaataaaacagaaaaaacaaatcaactactactaaaaaaaaaaaaaaaagaatgtggaGAAAGAGACAATGCATCCTACcgtgttaaataaaatattaaaaaacaaaacaaatagggAGGTCGTTACCGCACACGAAATAAGAATGCAGAGTAAGACGGGAGAAGTTAGACGTTAAGTACTGTTGTGTactaaactattaaaaactgaGCACAGGTCAGAGAGGCAACCAGTCGGGCACCGCCACCATCGCTAGGTCCACATTGATTGTTGCTGCAATGATTCCCTATTTACAGTGAGATGCTTCACATCCAATCACAGGATGCAAGAGACGGCGATGAAGAgatcttctttttaaaaaaacaaaaataaaacacaaaagtaaagCAGCTGTCCCTTCACAAAATCTCTTTACATCACATTAAAAATTAGCACTGCCGTGAGCTGTGTGTACAGTATAGATTCTttatagatatttatatatatatatttatgtataacATATACGATCATTTCTTGTATACACGAACATAAACTTGTTTCATCGTAGCTAGCCTGTGCCTTTGGCAAAATTACTTACAACTCTTCTGTTAGATTCCAAAGCTATTTAAAATATACttaatgcataaaaataaagattttggCATTGTCTCGCTCTATTCTCATGACTGGGAAGTTATTAATGAGAACTCCTCATGTGGAAGCCGGGTTCTCAGTGCTGCAGTTCCTCCAGGTGAGGGAGGGATTGTCCTGCCAACAGGGGGCGCTGGGAGCTAAtgacgggagggagggagggaggggggaggggcggCCACACCTGGGCAGGTGGAGGGGCAGACGGGGTGTGGCGCCACACAGATATTCCACAGGGTGATGGCG contains:
- the exd2 gene encoding exonuclease 3'-5' domain-containing protein 2 isoform X2, yielding MSHRGPLTAVLTTVLGAALGGLLIWRVYKTKRKRLPSVQKAADPVEAPCPVREEFTAVEHERIQRAPLRDKEFKTVECQTSLLGGKPVMVSSEEDWQRIWPLMKEELSVFPVLGLDCEWVSVKGRASAVSLLQMASYSGLCVLVRLLAFRSPQQSFPLSLIEVLRDPHILKVGVGCYEDGKRLTRDYGLSMTCTVDLRYLALRQRQALVNNGLSLKSLAADLLNVSLDKSLELRCSDWEADQLTLEQMTYAARDAQVSVALFLHLLGLQPEAGLAFSSGSSYSELASRCQGLVDVPFKGRGDGDDKSGDGERRRRMRKPAVYESPESGDQQVPDPRKNNKRKPLGVGYSARKSPLYDNCYLHAPDGQPLCTCDKKKAKWYLDKGIGVLESEDPFVVRLLFEPSGRPDSQQDYYLTAKENLCVVCGKADSYIRKNIVPHEYRRHFPTEMKDHNSHDILLLCTSCHAASNVHDGYLKQQLAEEFAAPQGCEEGVRLLEDSDRRRVRSAARALLTAGGGLPEQRREELQALIKNFLNVKEDEELTDEVLQRAADLETRIFNEAYVPHGLKVVQAHAEKGLRGLMDLERRWRQHFLTSMHPRHLPPLWSVDHNHGKFLRKYGEDLPIKLN
- the exd2 gene encoding exonuclease 3'-5' domain-containing protein 2 isoform X1 produces the protein MSHRGPLTAVLTTVLGAALGGLLIWRVYKTKRKRLPSVQKAADPVEAPCPVREEFTAVEHERIQRAPLRDKEFKTVECQTSLLGGKPVMVSSEEDWQRIWPLMKEELSVFPVLGLDCEWVKTKGVSVKGRASAVSLLQMASYSGLCVLVRLLAFRSPQQSFPLSLIEVLRDPHILKVGVGCYEDGKRLTRDYGLSMTCTVDLRYLALRQRQALVNNGLSLKSLAADLLNVSLDKSLELRCSDWEADQLTLEQMTYAARDAQVSVALFLHLLGLQPEAGLAFSSGSSYSELASRCQGLVDVPFKGRGDGDDKSGDGERRRRMRKPAVYESPESGDQQVPDPRKNNKRKPLGVGYSARKSPLYDNCYLHAPDGQPLCTCDKKKAKWYLDKGIGVLESEDPFVVRLLFEPSGRPDSQQDYYLTAKENLCVVCGKADSYIRKNIVPHEYRRHFPTEMKDHNSHDILLLCTSCHAASNVHDGYLKQQLAEEFAAPQGCEEGVRLLEDSDRRRVRSAARALLTAGGGLPEQRREELQALIKNFLNVKEDEELTDEVLQRAADLETRIFNEAYVPHGLKVVQAHAEKGLRGLMDLERRWRQHFLTSMHPRHLPPLWSVDHNHGKFLRKYGEDLPIKLN